The Anaeromyxobacter sp. Fw109-5 genomic interval CCGCGTGAAGGTCGGCGAGGACGGCGAGCCGCTCGCGCCGGGGACCGTGTACCTCGCCCCCGACCGCCGCCACCTCGGGGTGAAGGGCGACCAGGTGGAGGTCTCCGACGCCGCGCCGATCGACGGCTTCAAGCCGTCGGGGACCTACCTGTTCGAGTCGGTCGCGCGCTCCTTCGGCCCCGCCGCGCTCGGCCTCATCCTGACCGGGATGGGCCGCGACGGCGTCCAGGGGCTCGCGGCCCTGCGCGCCGCGGGCGGCACGGTGGTCGCGCAGGACAAGGACTCCTCCGTCATCTTCGGCATGAACGGCGAGGCGGTGCTCGGCGGCCTCACCGACGAGGTCCTGCCGCTCGACGCGATCGCGTACCTGCTCATGCAGGCGGTGTGATCGCGTGCACTTTCCGTGAGACAGTCCCAGGCGACCGCAGGAGGTTCCCGTGAGACTGGACGGCAGCGTCACGCGCGTCGCCGCGGCCGCGATCGTCGCGATGCTCCTCGCCTGCACCGGCGAGGACGATCCTGCGGGCACGTGCGACGTGTTCGCCTCCGCGGTGTGCCTCGACGGCGGGCGGATGATGTCCGACGTCGAGACGCTCGCCGGGGCACAGTACGCGGGGCGCCGGGCCGGGACGCCGGACGCCGACGGCGCCGCGGCGCTCGTCGAGTCGCGCTTCCGCGCCGCCGGGCTGGCGCCGGCGGTCGGCTCCGGGTACCTGCAGCCGTTCTCATTCGTGGACTGGATGCCCACCGCGACGGCCCTGTCGCTCGGGGGCGTGCCCGCGCCGATCGGCGCGGCGTACGAGGTCGTGTACGGCTCCGTGTCTGGGACGGTGCCGCCCACCGAGCTCGTGTTCGTCGGGTACGGGATCCGCGAGGGTGATCGCACGACCACCGCTCACCGCCTCTGACCACGCGTGCTTTCGGGAGCGCGGTATCCCCGCGTTCCTCGCCTCGACCCCCGTGATCCTCGAGCACCCGACGTATCACACGGTGGACGACGTCGCGGGGGGCGTCTCCCGGGACAACCTGGAGGCCTCCGCGCGGCTGCTCTGGGCGGGCGTGCGGGAGCTCGCGATGGGCCGGGCACCGGTCGCGACCTCCGCGAACGCGCACGCGGCGGCCATCGCGGGCCCCGCCCCGGCGACCGTCGCGCAGCCCGAGCCCCTCCCCGGCTACGTCGCGTGCCCGCGCTCCGGGTTCGAGGAGTGACGAAAGGCGAAGCGGCGCGCCCCGGAGGACGCGCCGCTCGAGAGCTCCGTCGGAGCGCGACTACTTCCTGCGGTTGAACTTCTCCATGAGGTCCCCCAGCCGCGCGCGGCCGTCGCCCTGACGGCGCAGGTACTCGCGGTAGTCCTCCTCGCCGCCGTCGCGGTTGAGCTGCTTGATCGACAGCGCGATCTTGCGCTCGTGGAGGTCCATGTCGATGACCTTGACCTCGACCTCCTGGCCCTCGGTCACGACGTCGCGGGGGTTCTCGACGCGCTCGTCCTTCATCTCGGAGACGTGGACGAGGCCCTCGATGCCCGGCTCGATCTCGACGAACGCGCCGAAGTCGGTGACCTTCGTCACCTTGCCCTTCACGCGCGCGCCCACCGGGTGGCGCTCGGAGAGCGTCGTCCAGGGATCGACGTGGGCCTGCTTGATGCCGAGGCTGAAGCGCTCGTTCTCGACGTCGATGTTGAGCACCACCGCCTCGACCACGTCACCCTTCTTGAACTTGTCGCCCGGGTGCTTGATGCGCTCGGTCCAGGAGATGTCGGACACGTGCACGAGGCCGTCGATGCCCTCCTCGACGCCGACGAACACGCCGAAGTCGGTGACGTTCCGGACCTCGCCGCGGATGGTCGTGCCGATGGGATACTTGTCCTCGAGCAGCGTCCACGGGTTCGCCTCGATCTGCTTCATGCCGAGGCTGATCCGCTTCGCCTTCGGATCGATGTCGAGCACGACCGCCTCGACCTGATCGCCCTGGTTGACGAGCTTCGACGGGTGCTTCACCCGCTTCGTCCAGCTCATCTCGCTGACGTGGACGAGGCCCTCGACGCCCTGCTCGAGCTCGATGAACGCGCCGTAGTCGGTGAGCGAGACGACCTTGCCCCTGACGCGCGTGCCGACCGGATACTTCTCGTCGGCGCGGTGCCACGGGTCCTCCTGGATCTGCTTGAGGCCGAGGCTGACGCGCTCGGAGGCCGGGTCGAACTTGAGGACGACGACGCGGACCTCCTGGCCGACCTCGAACATCTCCGACGGGTGGCCGATGCGGCCCCAGCTCATGTCGGTGACGTGGAGCAGGCCGTCGATGCCGCCGAGGTCGATGAAGGCGCCGTAGTCGGTCAGGTTCTTCACCTGGCCCTTGAGGATCGCGCCCTCCTTCAAGTTCTTCAGGGTCTCCTTCTTGAGCTCCTCGCGCTCCTTCTCGAGGAGGACCCGGCGCGACAGGACGATGTTGCCGCGCTTCTTGTTGAACTTGATGACCTTGAACTTGAACTTCTCGCCGATCAGCTTGTCGAGGTTCCGCACCGGCCGGATGTCGACCTGCGAGCCGGGGAGGAACGCCTTCACGCCGATGTCGACGGAGAGGCCGCCCTTCACGCGGCCGACGATCACGCCCTCGACGAGCTCGTCGCGCTCGCACGCGGCGGAGATCTCGTCCCAGATGCGCATCTTGTCGGCCTTCTCCTTGGAGAGGACGACCATCCCGGTGTCGTTCTCCCGGGACTCGACGAGCACCTCGACCTTGTCGCCGACCTTGACGGCGGGCTCGCCGCCGGGCGCCGAGATGAACTCGGAGATCGGCACCTGGCCCTCGGACTTGTAGCCGATGTCGATGACGGCGTAGTCCTTGGAGAGCGCGATGACGGTGCCAGGGACGACCTTGCCCTCCTCGATGGGACCGGCCTGCGCCTCGCTCTGCGCGAAGAGCGTCGCGAAGTCCTCGGTCTCGATTTCGGGCGTACGGGGAGTCTGGTTCTCCATTCGGTAAAGACCAACCTTTGTCGGGATCACGCCGGCCCCGTCACGACGGGTGAGCGGCTCAGGACCGCGTCGGCGTCAACCACAGCAAGCCCCCTGGTTCGTGTCGCGTCGCCGCCCCGGGGATCGAAGGCGCCGCCGCGCGCCGGGCATACCCCGGCGTACATCGGGATTCTTGGAAGGCGCACGCTACACGCCCGAGATCAGGCGGTCAAGGCGTGCCCGGCCGGTGGAGACCCCTCAGCCAGCCCGCCACTCCTTCGACCACCCAGTCGGGCGTCGACGCCCCGGCGGAAAGGCCGACCACCTGACAGCCGGTGAACCACTCCGGGCGGAGCTCCGCCTCGGTCTCGACGTGCCAGGTCCGCGGCTGGATCTCCCGGCAGATCTCCGCCAGGTGCCGGGTGTTCGCGCTGTTCTTGCCGCCCACCACCACCACCGCGTCGACCTCCCGGGCGAGCGAGCGGGCGTCCGCCTGCCGCTCCTCCGTGTCGTTGCAGATGGTGTTCACGGCCCGGACCTCCTTGTGCCGGAGGGCGAGCGCGCCCACGACCGCCTCGAAGTCCGCGCCGATGCACGTGGTCTGGGCGATGACCGCGACCTTCTTCGCGGGGATCTCCGGGATGGGTCCGCCCGGCTTCACGACCGTGCAGGGGCCCTCGGAGTAGGAGATGACGCCCTTGATCTCGGCGTGGTTGGCGTCGCCCACGATGACGACGTGGTAGCCCTCGGCGCTGAGCCGCTGGGCGATGGCCTGCGGGTACTTCACGTAGGGGCAGGTGCCGTCCACCACCTCGAGCCCCCTGCCCTCGGCGCGATCCAGCTCCTCCTTCACCGCGCCGTGCGTGCGGACGACCACCGTCGTCCCGTCCCCCACCTCGCCGACGGCGTCGACGGTCCCGACGCCCTTCTCGCGGAAGCGGGCCACCGCCTGCGGGTTGTGGATGATGGGGCCGAGCGTCACGACGGGACCAGAGGCGTGATCGGCGACCTCCATCACCTTGTCGACGGTGCGGCGGACGCCCCAGCAGAAACCGGCGGTCTTCGCGATTTTGACTTCCACGGGCGCTCTATATAACGCCCCCCTCCGTCGTGGCCAGCCGACCTGGCGCTCCCGCCGGAGCGCCCTAATCGACGTCGTGGACGTGGAAATGGGCGTGCGCGGCGGTCCCGTGACGGTGCGCGTGGCGATGCGCGAGACCGCTCCGGACGAGCAGCGCCTCGTCGCGGAGGAGCTCGGCCGGGGCGCCGTCGAAGAGGACCCCGCCGCCGGCGCGGTCGAGCAGGATGGCCCGCTCACCGAGCTCCTCGACGACCGAGAGGTTGTGGGTGGACGCGAGGGTCGTGACGTCGAGCGCCCCGAGCAGCTCGACCACCCGCGCGGCCGTGGCGGGATCGAGGTTGGCCGTCGCCTCGTCGAGGAGGAGCACCCTGGGCTCGAGCGCGAGGATGGCGGCGAGCGCGACGCGCTTCTTCTCGCCCCCGGAGAGCTCGAACGGCGCCCGGCCGAGGAGCGGGACGAGCTCGAGCGCCTCCGCCCAGCGCCGCACCCGCGCGTCCACGTCGGCGACGCCGAGCTGGCGCGGGCCGAACGCGATCTCGTCCGCGACGGTCGGGTTGAAGAGCATCGCGTCGACGTTCTGGAAGAGCAGCCCCACCTCGCTGCGGAAGCGGCGCCGGAACGCCGCGTCCTCGAGCGCGCGCTCGGTGAGCGCCGCGCCGGCGTAGCGGATCTCCCCGGCGACCGGGGAGAGCAAGCCATCGAGCGCCCTGAGGAGCGTGGTCTTCCCGCAGCCGTTCACGCCGAGGAGGACCGCCCGCTCGCCGGGGGCGACGGTGAGCGAGACGTCGCGGAGGACCGCGCGCCCGCCCAGCTCCAGCGTGACGTGGCTGAGCTCGAACGGCACTAGAACCCCCGGGAGCGCATGGCGTCGGAGACGTCGCGCGCGTTCTTCATGGAGAGCGTGAGCAGGGCCCCGGTGATCCCGCCCGCCCCGCGGGCGACGTCGACCGGCCCGGGGCGGCGGAGCATGCGGCTGCGCAGGCCGAGGAGCGAGTCGGTCGCGAGCAGCCGCAGGGCGTGCACCTGCGCGAGCGTCAGGACGAGGAGGCGGCTCGCGGTCGGGAACGGCGCGAGGGCTCGGAACAGGTCGATGCGCGCGAGCGCCGCGAACGTCACGAAGGAGATGACCGCGGCGCGGAGCGCGAGCGCCGCGAAGGGCGTCGCGTCCGGCCAGCGACCGGAGACGAGCCGCAGCCACCCCGCCGAGGCGAGCGAGAGCGCCACGGTGAGCGGCAGCACCGAGCGGAGCACGCGCCGGGCCGCGGCGAGGGCGCCGCGCCACAGCAGCGCGCCCGCGAGCAGGGCCGCCAGCCCGAGCGCGGGGAGCGTCGTGAGGGCCGAGACGCCGAACACGGCGATCGCCCAGAGCGCCAGCAGGAGCTGGCTGCGGCG includes:
- a CDS encoding energy-coupling factor ABC transporter ATP-binding protein yields the protein MPFELSHVTLELGGRAVLRDVSLTVAPGERAVLLGVNGCGKTTLLRALDGLLSPVAGEIRYAGAALTERALEDAAFRRRFRSEVGLLFQNVDAMLFNPTVADEIAFGPRQLGVADVDARVRRWAEALELVPLLGRAPFELSGGEKKRVALAAILALEPRVLLLDEATANLDPATAARVVELLGALDVTTLASTHNLSVVEELGERAILLDRAGGGVLFDGAPAELLRDEALLVRSGLAHRHAHRHGTAAHAHFHVHDVD
- a CDS encoding 30S ribosomal protein S1, with amino-acid sequence MENQTPRTPEIETEDFATLFAQSEAQAGPIEEGKVVPGTVIALSKDYAVIDIGYKSEGQVPISEFISAPGGEPAVKVGDKVEVLVESRENDTGMVVLSKEKADKMRIWDEISAACERDELVEGVIVGRVKGGLSVDIGVKAFLPGSQVDIRPVRNLDKLIGEKFKFKVIKFNKKRGNIVLSRRVLLEKEREELKKETLKNLKEGAILKGQVKNLTDYGAFIDLGGIDGLLHVTDMSWGRIGHPSEMFEVGQEVRVVVLKFDPASERVSLGLKQIQEDPWHRADEKYPVGTRVRGKVVSLTDYGAFIELEQGVEGLVHVSEMSWTKRVKHPSKLVNQGDQVEAVVLDIDPKAKRISLGMKQIEANPWTLLEDKYPIGTTIRGEVRNVTDFGVFVGVEEGIDGLVHVSDISWTERIKHPGDKFKKGDVVEAVVLNIDVENERFSLGIKQAHVDPWTTLSERHPVGARVKGKVTKVTDFGAFVEIEPGIEGLVHVSEMKDERVENPRDVVTEGQEVEVKVIDMDLHERKIALSIKQLNRDGGEEDYREYLRRQGDGRARLGDLMEKFNRRK
- the ispH gene encoding 4-hydroxy-3-methylbut-2-enyl diphosphate reductase; this translates as MEVKIAKTAGFCWGVRRTVDKVMEVADHASGPVVTLGPIIHNPQAVARFREKGVGTVDAVGEVGDGTTVVVRTHGAVKEELDRAEGRGLEVVDGTCPYVKYPQAIAQRLSAEGYHVVIVGDANHAEIKGVISYSEGPCTVVKPGGPIPEIPAKKVAVIAQTTCIGADFEAVVGALALRHKEVRAVNTICNDTEERQADARSLAREVDAVVVVGGKNSANTRHLAEICREIQPRTWHVETEAELRPEWFTGCQVVGLSAGASTPDWVVEGVAGWLRGLHRPGTP